A genomic stretch from Aedes albopictus strain Foshan chromosome 2, AalbF5, whole genome shotgun sequence includes:
- the LOC109426708 gene encoding nose resistant to fluoxetine protein 6-like, with product MVAEYCLCLILIILNEFCDATSALTPMFNMTEYYKLPKLYKYDDFDRCLQEYDTKAVYCIIDTHIKPNISATIWPLIEKFSNDTKRSFRHDRIQRGLCMNLCEKIMGKYDYETKMKYYLKQFNETNEVTFDPNTFRKALDWRIKYKYLANQCVNFELKRQFSIMGYSEVEYCVSNQEEEDSLDHWDIVFLVVLGSIIFAVILSSFLDYKLKKRLSVNMKSSDYYRTPLQKGISQKLVLFSLPRNWQILMAKRRTTLSKDLRFIQSARFLIMYLVIAGHCMLFNCIFPLLNPEYVEFNYRRMITMLIFNGITVIQTYFTISGFLLAVQFADYSERNKAFTVKDFFASILYRYVRLAPLYLFIILLDATWLFKLQDGPVWKRMAETERTFCRKNWWANLLFVNNYFTVDGPCLQQGWYLATDFQLFILGLLLLAFVRRFPKLFRPTMGLAIILSYVSPALVTYFYKLEGVVMIRPEALKYVLWYDESYRQMYIPTHTNYGSYLAGLIAGLTYHKLKRSEFNIRRHKPFLLLWYCVLPLAILLLLSAFMFYEYDFEKPAVWIALYSALSKNLWGLIFGVLFVGLAFGVGWFLKRLLSNPVFRPLGKITYAVYLCHLFVVRATLGNIRQPIYVSDVRILVSTSSTLVLSYIMGLLLCLAIEIPFSSLQKQIFHKKPEVYYEENIDLTKNGIHTVTETNGAR from the exons ATGGTGGCCGAATATTGTTTATGTTTAATACTAATAATATTAAACGAGTTCTGTGATGCAACTTCAGCCTTGACGCCAATGTTCAACA TGACGGAATACTACAAACTTCCAAAGCTATATAAATATGACGACTTCGATCGCTGTCTGCAAGAATATGATACCAAAGCTGTGTATTGTATAATCGACACCCACATCAAACCTAACATATCCGCAACGATATGGCCGTTGATTGAA AAATTTTCCAACGACACCAAGCGTAGCTTCCGACACGATCGAATTCAACGAGGTTTGTGTATGAACCTGTGTGAGAAAATAATGGGAAAGTACGATTATGAAACCAAGATGAAGTACTACCTGAAGCAGTTCAATGAAACCAACGAGGTAACATTCGATCCCAACACATTCCGGAAGGCACTCGATTGGCGaattaaatataaatatttgGCTAATCAGTGTGTGAATTTTGAATTGAAAAGGCAGTTCTCTATCATGGGTTACTCGGAGGTGGAGTACTGCGTCAGCAACCAGGAGGAGGAGGATTCCCTGG ATCACTGGGATATAGTGTTCCTGGTAGTACTAGGTTCAATTATTTTTGCCGTTATTCTGTCGTCATTCCTCGATTACAAGCTAAAGAAGAGACTCTCCGTCAACATGAAGAGTAGTGACTACTATCGCACTCCACTTCAAAAAGGCA TTTCGCAGAAGCTAGTTCTCTTCTCACTCCCGCGAAACTGGCAAATCCTCATGGCCAAGCGACGAACCACCCTGTCGAAAGATCTACGTTTCATCCAAAGCGCCCGCTTTCTGATCATGTACCTGGTAATAGCCGGCCACTGCATGCTGTTCAATTGCATTTTTCCGCTGCTGAATCCGGAGTATGTGGAATTT AACTACCGGCGGATGATAACGATGCTGATATTTAACGGAATAACAGTGATTCAGACGTATTTTACTATCAGTGGGTTCCTACTAGCGGTGCAATTTGCGGATTATAGTGAGCGGAATAAGGCGTTTACGGTGAAGGACTTTTTCGCTAGCATTTTGTATCGATATGTGAG GCTGGCACCTCTCTACTTGTTCATAATCCTGTTGGATGCTACATGGCTTTTTAAACTGCAGGACGGGCCCGTGTGGAAACGAATGGCCGAAACAGAACGTACTTTCTGCAGGAAAAATTGGTGGGCCAATTTACTTTTCGTAAATAACTATTTCACCGTTGACGGACCG TGTTTGCAACAGGGCTGGTATCTCGCAACCGACTTCCAGCTGTTCATCCTTGGCCTGCTGTTGCTAGCTTTTGTTAGACGTTTCCCTAAATTGTTCCGTCCAACGATGGGTCTTGCCATTATTCTTTCCTACGTATCTCCCGCACTCGTTACGTACTTCTACAAGCTGGAGGGGGTGGTTATGATTCGACCAGA GGCGCTCAAATACGTTCTCTGGTACGACGAGAGCTACCGGCAAATGTACATTCCAACACACACGAATTACGGCAGTTATTTGGCGGGATTGATTGCCGGTTTAACCTATCATAAACTGAAGCGAAGCGAGTTCAACATCCGGCGGCATAAA CCATTCCTACTGCTGTGGTATTGCGTTCTACCGCTGGCCATTCTGCTGCTTTTGTCCGCCTTCATGTTTTACGAGTACGACTTTGAGAAACCGGCCGTCTGGATTGCGTTGTACTCTGCCTTGTCCAAGAACCTTTGGGGCCTGATTTTCGGAGTGCTGTTTGTGGGTCTGGCCTTCGGTGTGGGAT GGTTCCTGAAACGACTACTGAGTAATCCAGTATTTCGACCATTGGGAAAAATCACATACGCCGTATATCTGTGCCATTTGTTCGTGGTAAGAGCGACGCTGGGCAATATCCGACAACCGATTTATGTCAGCGATGTGCGGATT TTAGTATCAACTTCTTCGACCTTGGTCTTATCCTACATAATGGGTCTGCTGTTGTGTCTAGCTATTGAGATTCCCTTTTCCAGTTTACAGAAACAAATTTTTCACAAGAAACCAG AAGTTTATTACGAGGAGAACATTGATTTGACGAAGAATGGTATTCATACAGTAACAGAAACCAATGGAGCTCGATAG